The Nitrosococcus watsonii C-113 genome includes the window GTGCGCTTAAGCAGTAAGACGCTTCCGTCCCTTGGCACGCCGCCTATTAATAATAGCGCGCCCGCCTTGGGTTCGCATTCGGGCACGAAACCCATGAGTGCGTTTGCGCTTTAAATTTTTAGGTTGGAAGGTACGTTTCATTTTTTGAACCTATTTGACAGCTATGACGGCCTTAGAATAGCCGTA containing:
- the rpmH gene encoding 50S ribosomal protein L34, which codes for MKRTFQPKNLKRKRTHGFRARMRTQGGRAIINRRRAKGRKRLTA